One Dromiciops gliroides isolate mDroGli1 chromosome 3, mDroGli1.pri, whole genome shotgun sequence DNA segment encodes these proteins:
- the C5AR1 gene encoding C5a anaphylatoxin chemotactic receptor 1 — protein MELSTLFPTDYPDYENWTSGYPVDGVREYTASEVISLLIFSMVFLVGVPGNMVVLWVTGIETHKMVNSIWFLNLAVADLFCCLVLPLLAVPVIRHGDWPFSHAACHFLPSVILFNMYASVLLLTVISIDRYILVTEPIWCQNHRSVCMAWYACAGAWIGAFLLTIPSLIFRQLMEQHFPHSWSCGVDYNGETVELIVTFSRFLFAFLCPLVIISICYNLLLSRLWRREATRSRKTVKVVIAVVVGFFICWTPYHIVGVLKVLIPRNSAFYFQIENIDSFTIALAYVNSCINPIIYVVAGHGIKSRMERHSLCAKLRNALAEDSVGRDSKSFTQSTVGSTTLPEEQV, from the exons ATGGAGCTAA GCACTTTGTTTCCCACAGACTACCCGGATTATGAAAACTGGACCAGTGGTTACCCCGTGGATGGGGTCAGGGAATATACAGCTTCCGAAGTCATCTCCCTCCTGATCTTTTCCATGGTCTTCCTTGTGGGTGTGCCGGGCAACATGGTTGTGCTCTGGGTGACAGGGATTGAGACCCACAAGATGGTGAACAGCATCTGGTTTCTGAACTTGGCCGTGGCCGACCTGTTCTGTTGCCTGGTGCTCCCGCTGTTGGCCGTCCCTGTCATCCGGCATGGGGATTGGCCCTTCAGCCACGCCGCGTGCCACTTCCTGCCCTCCGTCATCCTCTTCAACATGTATGCCAGTGTCCTTCTGCTCACGGTCATCAGCATTGACCGCTATATATTGGTCACGGAGCCCATCTGGTGTCAGAACCACCGGAGCGTGTGCATGGCCTGGTATGCCTGTGCCGGGGCCTGGATTGGGGCCTTCTTACTCACCATCCCTTCCCTGATCTTTCGCCAACTGATGGAGCAGCACTTCCCACACAGTTGGTCTTGCGGGGTGGACTATAATGGGGAAACTGTCGAGTTAATAGTGACCTTCTCTCGCTTCCTATTTGCCTTCCTGTGCCCCCTTGTCATCATCTCCATTTGCTACAACCTTCTGCTCAGCCGTCTTTGGCGCCGGGAGGCGACTCGCTCCCGCAAGACCGTCAAGGTGGTTATAGCTGTGGTGGTGGGTTTCTTCATCTGCTGGACCCCCTATCACATTGTGGGCGTCCTGAAGGTCCTCATCCCTCGGAACTCCGCCTTCTACTTCCAGATAGAGAATATAGACAGCTTTACCATCGCGTTGGCTTATGTTAACAGTTGCATCAATCCTATCATCTATGTGGTGGCCGGCCACGGCATCAAGAGTCGCATGGAGAGGCATTCCCTATGCGCCAAGCTGCGGAATGCACTGGCCGAGGACTCTGTAGGACGAGACAGCAAGTCCTTCACCCAGTCCACAGTGGGATCTACCACGCTCCCCGAGGAGCAGGTGTGA